A DNA window from Haliovirga abyssi contains the following coding sequences:
- a CDS encoding tetratricopeptide repeat protein, producing MFLKYIKKINLLKLVKKICRFVHIFQKNDSLIFLKKINKKSFFILFFILISVFSNGTENKNIYKNYNLAKNYYKNKEYKKSEFLLKKVLKKFPEYYKAMELLYEIEYINSEKKDRTEKFEDLKTNGDESIKSKLLYFFISQNDIKKSIEIYEKLDEKSVYKKDFLEFLFKNKKINLILNKYGNSEYIEKISILRKEADKLFFNSIEMLKSGKVENAILNLKKAIEIFPANYQYYYRLGLIFADNNNFKLAKINLKKALNLNKSQKIYLSLFRIYKDTNDINGIYNIAKYIIDNKEVQKELKKYYQKEKKYRKGIKILKKDDKYIYAENRFSDYLEIGDSFLIYNYQNILRDNITGEILYKKKNIVSKIRVYNITKKMLIFKIIYLNSEINLKNNYYIDKF from the coding sequence ATGTTTCTTAAGTATATTAAAAAAATAAATTTGTTGAAATTGGTTAAGAAAATCTGTAGATTTGTTCATATTTTTCAAAAGAATGATTCATTAATTTTTTTAAAAAAAATCAATAAAAAAAGTTTTTTTATATTATTCTTTATATTAATTTCAGTATTTAGTAATGGAACTGAAAATAAAAATATTTATAAGAATTATAATCTTGCAAAAAATTATTATAAAAATAAAGAGTATAAAAAATCAGAATTTTTATTAAAAAAAGTATTGAAAAAATTTCCTGAATATTATAAAGCAATGGAATTACTTTATGAAATAGAGTATATAAACAGTGAGAAAAAAGATAGAACTGAAAAATTTGAAGATTTGAAAACTAACGGAGATGAGAGTATAAAATCTAAACTTTTATATTTTTTTATTTCTCAAAATGATATTAAAAAATCAATTGAAATATATGAAAAATTAGATGAAAAATCTGTATATAAAAAAGATTTTTTAGAATTTTTATTTAAAAATAAAAAGATTAATTTAATTTTAAATAAATATGGTAATAGTGAATATATAGAAAAAATTTCAATATTGAGAAAAGAAGCAGATAAACTATTTTTCAATTCAATTGAGATGTTAAAGAGTGGAAAGGTAGAAAATGCAATTTTAAATTTAAAAAAGGCAATAGAAATATTTCCAGCCAATTATCAATATTATTATAGACTTGGTCTAATATTTGCAGATAATAATAATTTTAAATTAGCAAAAATAAATTTAAAAAAAGCTTTAAATTTAAATAAATCTCAAAAGATATATTTAAGTTTATTTAGAATATATAAAGATACAAATGATATTAATGGAATATATAATATAGCAAAATATATAATAGATAATAAGGAAGTTCAAAAAGAATTGAAAAAATATTATCAAAAAGAAAAAAAATATAGAAAAGGGATAAAAATATTAAAAAAAGATGATAAATATATTTATGCAGAAAACAGATTTTCTGATTATTTAGAAATAGGAGATAGTTTTTTAATATATAATTATCAAAATATATTAAGAGATAATATTACTGGAGAAATTTTATATAAGAAGAAAAATATAGTATCAAAAATTAGAGTATATAATATAACAAAAAAAATGTTAATATTTAAAATAATCTATTTAAATAGTGAAATAAATCTAAAAAATAATTATTATATTGACAAATTCTAA